A genomic window from Phocoena sinus isolate mPhoSin1 chromosome 20, mPhoSin1.pri, whole genome shotgun sequence includes:
- the SOST gene encoding sclerostin, translated as MQLSLALCLVCLLVHAAFSVVEGQGWQAFKNDATEIIPELGEYPEPPPELNNKTMNRAENGGRPPHHPFETKDASEYSCRELHFTRYVTDGQCRSAKPVTELVCSGQCGPARLLPNAIGRGKWWRPSGPDFRCIPDRYRAQRVQLLCPGGAAPRARKVRLVASCKCKRLTRFHNQSELKDFGPEAARPQKGQKPRPRARGAKANRAELENAY; from the exons ATGCAGCTCTCTCTTGCCCTGTGTCTCGTCTGCCTGCTGGTACACGCAGCCTTCAGTGTGGTGGAGGGCCAGGGGTGGCAGGCCTTCAAGAATGATGCCACGGAAATCATCCCCGAGCTGGGCGAGTACCCCGAGCCTCCGCCAGAGCTGAACAACAAGACCATGAACCGGGCAGAAAACGGAGGGAGGCCTCCCCACCACCCCTTTGAGACCAAAG ACGCTTCCGAGTACAGCTGCCGCGAGCTGCACTTCACACGCTACGTGACGGACGGGCAGTGCCGCAGCGCCAAGCCGGTCACCGAGCTAGTGTGCTCGGGCCAGTGCGGCCCGGCGCGCCTGCTGCCCAACGCCATCGGCCGCGGCAAGTGGTGGCGCCCGAGCGGGCCCGACTTCCGCTGCATCCCCGACCGCTACCGCGCGCAGCGGGTGCAGCTGCTGTGTCCCGGCGGCGCGGCACCGCGCGCGCGCAAGGTGCGCCTGGTGGCCTCGTGCAAATGCAAGCGCCTCACCCGCTTCCACAACCAGTCTGAGCTCAAGGACTTCGGGCCCGAGGCCGCCCGGCCACAGAAGGGCCAGAAGCCGCGGCCCCGCGCCCGGGGCGCCAAAGCCAACCGGGCGGAGCTGGAGAACGCCTATTAG
- the DUSP3 gene encoding dual specificity protein phosphatase 3: MSGPFELSVQDLNDLLSDGSGCYSLPSQPCNEVTPRIYVGNASVAQDIPKLQKLGITHVLNAAEGRSFMHVNTSANFYKDSGITYLGIKANDTQEFNLSAYFEKAADFIDQALAQKNGRVLVHCREGYSRSPTLVIAYLMMRQKMDVKSALSIVRQNREIGPNDGFLAQLCQLNDRLVKEGKLKL; this comes from the exons ATGTCGGGCCCGTTTGAGCTCTCGGTGCAGGATCTCAACGACCTGCTGTCGGACGGCAGCGGCTGCTACAGCCTCCCGAGCCAGCCCTGCAACGAGGTCACCCCCAGGATCTACGTGGGCAACGC GTCTGTGGCTCAAGACATCCCCAAGCTGCAGAAACTGGGCATCACCCATGTCCTGAATGCGGCCGAGGGCAGGTCTTTCATGCACGTCAATACCAGTGCCAACTTCTACAAGGACTCTGGCATCACCTACCTGGGCATCAAGGCCAATGACACACAGGAGTTCAACCTCAGCGCCTACTTTGAAAAGGCGGCAGACTTCATCGACCAGGCCCTGGCTCAGAAGAACG GCCGAGTGCTCGTCCACTGCCGTGAGGGTTACAGCCGCTCCCCGACTCTCGTCATCGCGTATCTCATGATGCGTCAGAAGATGGATGTCAAGTCTGCCCTGAGCATCGTCAGGCAGAACCGTGAGATCGGCCCCAACGATGGTTTCCTGGCCCAGCTCTGCCAGCTCAATGATAGACTAGTCAAGGAGGGGAAATTGAAGCTCTAG